From the Primulina tabacum isolate GXHZ01 chromosome 15, ASM2559414v2, whole genome shotgun sequence genome, one window contains:
- the LOC142527660 gene encoding tubby-like F-box protein 8 isoform X1, which translates to MQLLYLLIDPFGTYTITIRMLNLLFSCLQPGYCDGAIQCFIKRDKSNLTFHLFLCLSPALLVENGKFLLSAKRTHRTNCTEYVISMDADDISISSSTYIGKLRSNFLGTKFLIYDTQPPHTCSHIPPPGRTSRRSSSKKVSPKIPTGNNNIAQITYELNVLGTRGPRRMNCIVHSIHISSLEPGGVVPGQPELLPRPLEEDSFRGISFSKSLDHSSEFSSSRFSDIVGLSNEDDDSKTRSLILKNKAPRWHEPLQCWCLNFQGRVAVASVKNFQLISATQPSSNAQTMSQSTQRDHDKIILQFGKVGKDMFTMDYRYPLSAFQSFAICLSSFDTKLVCE; encoded by the exons ATGCAGCTCTTATATTTACTAATAGATCCTTTTGGGACATATACTATTACTATTAGAATGCTTAATCTACTTTTTTCATGTTTACAGCCAGGGTATTGTGATGGAGCTATTCAATGCTTCATAAAGAGGGACAAATCTAATTTAACTTTCCATCTTTTCTTATGTCTTAGTCCCG CTTTGCTTGTTGAAAATGGGAAGTTCCTTCTGTCAGCAAAAAGAACTCATAGAACTAATTGTACGGAGTATGTTATCTCCATGGATGCGGACGACATTTCCATATCAAGTAGCACTTATATAGGAAAACTAAG ATCGAATTTTCTCGGTACAAAGTTTTTAATATATGACACTCAACCTCCACATACTTGTTCACACATCCCACCACCTGGGAGAACAAGCCGTCGATCCTCTTCCAAGAAAGTGTCACCAAAAATTCCAACTGGAAACAACAATATTGCCCAAATCACATATGAGCTCAACGTGCTTGGGACTCGTGGTCCTCGTAGGATGAACTGCATTGTGCACTCAATACACATTTCATCCCTTGAACCAGGTGGGGTTGTCCCCGGGCAACCCGAACTCCTTCCAAGACCCCTTGAAGAAGACTCATTCCGTGGCATCTCTTTCTCGAAATCTCTAGACCACTCGTCTGAATTCAGCAGTTCGCGATTTTCCGACATTGTGGGGTTGTCAAATGAAGATgatgacagcaaaacaagatctttgatTCTCAAAAACAAGGCCCCTCGATGGCACGAGCCATTGCAATGCTGGTGCCTAAATTTTCAAGGGCGAGTTGCGGTTGCTTCAGTTAAAAATTTTCAGTTGATTTCCGCCACACAACCATCTTCCAATGCCCAAACGATGTCTCAGTCAACGCAACGTGATCATGATAAAATTATTCTTCAATTCGGTAAGGTTGGAAAAGATATGTTCACCATGGATTATAGGTATCCCTTGTCGGCTTTTCAGTCATTTGCTATTTGTTTGAGCAGTTTTGACACAAAGTTGGTTTGTGAATAA
- the LOC142527660 gene encoding tubby-like F-box protein 8 isoform X2, whose translation MDADDISISSSTYIGKLRSNFLGTKFLIYDTQPPHTCSHIPPPGRTSRRSSSKKVSPKIPTGNNNIAQITYELNVLGTRGPRRMNCIVHSIHISSLEPGGVVPGQPELLPRPLEEDSFRGISFSKSLDHSSEFSSSRFSDIVGLSNEDDDSKTRSLILKNKAPRWHEPLQCWCLNFQGRVAVASVKNFQLISATQPSSNAQTMSQSTQRDHDKIILQFGKVGKDMFTMDYRYPLSAFQSFAICLSSFDTKLVCE comes from the exons ATGGATGCGGACGACATTTCCATATCAAGTAGCACTTATATAGGAAAACTAAG ATCGAATTTTCTCGGTACAAAGTTTTTAATATATGACACTCAACCTCCACATACTTGTTCACACATCCCACCACCTGGGAGAACAAGCCGTCGATCCTCTTCCAAGAAAGTGTCACCAAAAATTCCAACTGGAAACAACAATATTGCCCAAATCACATATGAGCTCAACGTGCTTGGGACTCGTGGTCCTCGTAGGATGAACTGCATTGTGCACTCAATACACATTTCATCCCTTGAACCAGGTGGGGTTGTCCCCGGGCAACCCGAACTCCTTCCAAGACCCCTTGAAGAAGACTCATTCCGTGGCATCTCTTTCTCGAAATCTCTAGACCACTCGTCTGAATTCAGCAGTTCGCGATTTTCCGACATTGTGGGGTTGTCAAATGAAGATgatgacagcaaaacaagatctttgatTCTCAAAAACAAGGCCCCTCGATGGCACGAGCCATTGCAATGCTGGTGCCTAAATTTTCAAGGGCGAGTTGCGGTTGCTTCAGTTAAAAATTTTCAGTTGATTTCCGCCACACAACCATCTTCCAATGCCCAAACGATGTCTCAGTCAACGCAACGTGATCATGATAAAATTATTCTTCAATTCGGTAAGGTTGGAAAAGATATGTTCACCATGGATTATAGGTATCCCTTGTCGGCTTTTCAGTCATTTGCTATTTGTTTGAGCAGTTTTGACACAAAGTTGGTTTGTGAATAA